From a single Silene latifolia isolate original U9 population chromosome 6, ASM4854445v1, whole genome shotgun sequence genomic region:
- the LOC141588153 gene encoding uncharacterized protein LOC141588153, which translates to MDRSWMYGQRDFDFLRRLDEEFIRCAVEYQRVHGDNRFICPCSICQNRKRVNSVNELREHLIIKGFTLDYNVWIWHGENERDIRSYSNINTNITVDNTDEIRNDVEDCNADEISDDGINKGDKMDGENIDLMMDDLEKDLVDCPIMFQTMVSDSKKPLYPACSKFTHLSALLKLYTLKAGNGWSDKSFTALLELLSDILPKDNELPTTTYECKKILCPLATKYQKIHACPNDCILYRKEYSEFIECPRYGESRYKRRDNASGSKKGSPTKTLWYLPIIPRFKRMFANRKDAEYMLWHYKGRNNDGKLRHVADAPQWRTFDRTFPCFGKEPRNLRLGLCTDGINPFGTLSTQHSCWPVMLIIYNIPPWLTNKSKYILLTLLISGPKQPGNDIDVYLPPLIEDLKMLWNDGVQVFDAATGLQFQMHAMLYCTINDFPAYGNLSGYRSKTDKGCPICLNDTESDWLENSGKYAYPGSRRLLPLDHEYRKKKKAFYRKIEHRPPPLFLSGTEYYNQVKNITREFGKPYVPPPAGVYHTKKSIF; encoded by the coding sequence ATGGACCGAAGTTGGATGTATGGCCAGCGTGATTTTGATTTTCTTCGGCGGCTTGATGAGGAATTTATTCGTTGTGCGGTTGAATATCAAAGAGTACATGGGGACAATCGCTTCATATGTCCGTGTAGTATATGCCAGAATCGAAAAAGGGTGAATTCTGTTAATGAGTTGCGGGAGCATTTAATTATAAAAGGGTTTACCTTAGACTATAATGTGTGGATATGGCATGGAGAAAATGAGAGGGACATTCGTAGTTATAGTAACATAAATACAAATATAACAGTAGACAATACCGACGAGATTAGAAATGATGTTGAGGATTGTAATGCGGATGAAATTAGTGATGACGGGATTAATAAGGGCGATAAAATGGACGGGGAGAACATTGATCTTATGATGGATGATCTTGAAAAAGATCTTGTGGATTGTCCTATTATGTTTCAGACAATGGTTAGTGATTCTAAAAAGCCTTTATATCCCGCATGCTCTAAGTTTACCCATTTATCAGCTCTACTGAAGTTGTACACCCTGAAAGCTGGGAACGGGTGGAGTGACAAAAGTTTCACTGCATTGTTGGAACTTTTGTCAGACATTTTGCCCAAAGATAATGAGCTACCTACTACCACATATGAATGCAAAAAAATACTATGTCCATTAGCTACTAAATACCAGAAGATTCATGCATGCCCGAATGATTGCATTTTGTATCGGAAAGAGTATAGCGAGTTTATAGAGTGTCCAAGATATGGTGAGTCACGGTACAAGAGGAGAGACAATGCTAGTGGTAGCAAGAAAGGCAGTCCGACCAAGACTTTGTGGTATTTACCGATAATACCAAGGTTTAAACGTATGTTTGCTAACCGAAAAGATGCGGAGTACATGTTGTGGCATTACAAAGGGAGGAATAACGATGGAAAACTGAGGCATGTAGCTGATGCTCCTCAATGGAGAACATTTGACAGaacctttccatgttttggtaaaGAGCCTAGAAATTTAAGATTAGGACTCTGCACTGATGGCATTAACCCTTTTGGAACTTTGAGTACCCAGCATAGTTGTTGGCCAGTTATGTTGATAATCTACAATATCCCCCCTTGGCTTACCAATAAGAGCAAATACATTTTGTTAACCCTTCTAATTTCTGGACCTAAACAGCCTGGAAATGACATCGACGTATACCTACCACCCCTAATTGAAGACTTGAAGATGTTGTGGAATGATGGGGTGCAGGTATTCGATGCAGCAACCGGACTACAGTTTCAAATGCACGCTATGCTCTACTGTACAATTAATGACTTTCCTGCTTACGGAAACCTCTCTGGTTATCGGTCAAAGACTGATAAGGGATGCCCGATATGTTTGAATGACACCGAGTCTGATTGGTTGGAAAATAGTGGCAAATATGCATATCCCGGTAGTCGTCGGTTGCTACCGTTAGATCACGAATATCGAAAGAAGAAGAAGGCTTTTTATAGGAAAATCGAGCATAGGCCGCCGCCTTTGTTTTTGAGTGGAACAGAATATTATAACCAAGTTAAGAATATAACTAGAGAATTTGGAAAACCATACGTACCTCCACCGGCAGGGGTATATCACACAAAGAAGTCGATATTTTAG